From Thermococcus sp., a single genomic window includes:
- a CDS encoding transposase: MKRAVTVKLQPSKEQKKVLFELAGIGAKIWNRVNYLRRQEFFEGKPIDLNKTEKIIYEEFKKEIGSATVQQIARKNTEAWRSFFSLLRSKRNGELSEWFKPKLPNYIKKGGLIILRNDQYKIEDNKLILKGLGKFKRLEIQFKGRIHFRGKQGRLEIVYDDVKRKWYAHISYTVEEKLIGSEWISIPRQPLGNLSTGIDLGVNNLMAVYVENGESFLVNGRPLKAIDFYFRKVIADYQSKLNKSGAKSSRKLKRMHEKAKLQAKNYINTTVRQAVERFYHLGVSRIVVGYPKGISRNSDKGKKQNFLLSHVWRFNYVIKRLKEVSEEYGISVVVVDEAFTSKTCPVCGKPHEEARFVRGLFECPATGLIFNADLVGAFNILKKVAKTITPNLGGLYAQRRGNWPKTGPEGLKTRFSLGFNEAPQTFPSLARG; this comes from the coding sequence ATGAAGCGGGCAGTAACAGTAAAACTCCAGCCAAGCAAAGAACAGAAAAAAGTTCTTTTCGAGTTAGCTGGCATTGGAGCCAAAATCTGGAACCGAGTAAACTACCTCCGCAGGCAAGAATTCTTTGAGGGCAAACCAATAGACCTTAACAAAACCGAGAAAATAATCTATGAAGAATTCAAGAAGGAAATCGGCTCGGCAACAGTCCAGCAAATAGCCAGAAAGAACACTGAAGCTTGGCGGAGCTTCTTCTCTCTCTTAAGGAGTAAGCGGAACGGGGAACTGTCGGAATGGTTCAAACCAAAACTACCAAACTACATCAAGAAAGGAGGTTTAATCATCCTCAGGAACGACCAATACAAAATTGAAGACAACAAACTAATCCTTAAAGGTCTCGGAAAATTCAAACGCCTCGAAATTCAATTCAAGGGTAGAATACACTTCAGAGGCAAACAAGGGCGATTGGAAATCGTTTACGATGATGTTAAACGTAAATGGTATGCCCACATCTCATACACGGTGGAGGAGAAGCTGATTGGAAGCGAGTGGATTAGTATTCCGAGACAACCCCTGGGTAACCTTTCGACTGGAATAGACCTTGGAGTGAACAACTTAATGGCCGTTTACGTGGAAAACGGTGAGAGTTTTCTCGTGAACGGAAGACCCTTGAAAGCCATAGACTTCTACTTTAGGAAGGTTATCGCTGACTATCAGTCAAAACTCAACAAGTCTGGAGCTAAGAGCAGTAGAAAACTCAAAAGAATGCACGAGAAGGCCAAGCTCCAAGCCAAAAATTACATTAACACTACCGTAAGACAAGCCGTTGAAAGGTTTTATCACCTCGGAGTTTCGAGGATTGTCGTTGGTTATCCAAAGGGCATTAGCAGGAACTCCGATAAGGGTAAAAAGCAGAATTTCCTCCTATCCCACGTCTGGCGGTTCAATTACGTTATTAAACGTCTAAAAGAAGTCTCGGAAGAGTATGGTATTAGTGTCGTGGTTGTGGACGAGGCTTTTACTTCGAAAACCTGCCCCGTCTGCGGGAAGCCCCACGAGGAGGCGAGGTTTGTTCGGGGATTGTTTGAGTGTCCCGCAACGGGGCTTATCTTTAACGCGGACTTAGTTGGAGCGTTTAATATCTTAAAGAAGGTGGCAAAAACCATAACCCCGAACTTGGGCGGTCTTTACGCTCAGAGGAGGGGTAACTGGCCTAAGACCGGGCCAGAGGGGTTAAAAACCCGTTTTAGTTTGGGTTTTAATGAAGCCCCTCAAACCTTCCCGAGTTTGGCGAGGGGTTAG
- a CDS encoding NADP-dependent malic enzyme yields MNPLDLHRNNFPGNGKIEVIPKIPLTKETLSLAYTPGVAEVSRRITGSPEDVFEYTNRGNTVAVVSDGSRVLGLGDIGPLAALPVMEGKALLFKAFGGVDAFPLVLAEKDPERFIEVVKAVSPSFGGINLEDIASPKCFYILERLRGELEVPVFHDDQQGTASVVLAALMNALKVVGKQLDEILVVLFGAGAAGFATLRLLTKAGVKPGNVRVVELVKGEPKVLTADLPLGELFPYRGELLSKTNEEGVEGGPKEALNGADVLISFTKPGPGVIKPGWIERMADDAIVFPLANPTPEILPEDAKKVGARIVATGRSDYPNQVNNLLGFPAIFRGALDVGAKTITDGMVIVASEAMASVIEPSEDEIIPSPFHPEVHLAVARAVAEEAMREGVARRKVKGAEVEERVRKWREFYLRFIAPINERRKGYR; encoded by the coding sequence ATGAACCCGCTTGACCTTCACAGGAACAACTTCCCCGGCAACGGGAAGATTGAAGTCATCCCTAAAATTCCGCTCACGAAGGAGACCCTGAGCCTCGCTTACACGCCGGGCGTTGCCGAGGTTTCCAGGAGGATCACCGGGAGCCCGGAGGACGTCTTTGAGTACACGAACAGGGGCAACACCGTGGCCGTTGTAAGCGATGGGAGCAGGGTCCTTGGTCTCGGAGACATCGGGCCCCTCGCGGCCCTGCCGGTGATGGAGGGTAAGGCGCTCCTCTTCAAGGCCTTTGGTGGAGTTGATGCCTTTCCGCTCGTCCTGGCAGAGAAAGACCCCGAAAGGTTCATCGAGGTTGTAAAAGCCGTCTCGCCCTCCTTCGGCGGGATAAACCTTGAGGACATAGCCTCACCCAAGTGCTTTTATATCCTTGAAAGGCTCCGGGGGGAGCTTGAGGTACCGGTTTTCCACGACGACCAGCAGGGAACCGCGAGCGTGGTTTTAGCGGCCCTGATGAACGCCCTAAAAGTCGTTGGGAAACAGCTCGATGAAATTTTAGTTGTCCTCTTCGGCGCAGGGGCCGCCGGCTTCGCCACGCTGAGGCTCCTCACGAAGGCGGGGGTGAAGCCCGGAAACGTTAGAGTCGTAGAGCTCGTGAAGGGGGAGCCGAAGGTTCTAACGGCGGACCTTCCCCTCGGGGAACTCTTCCCCTACAGGGGAGAGTTGCTCTCAAAAACGAACGAGGAAGGGGTCGAAGGCGGTCCGAAGGAAGCCCTGAACGGGGCGGACGTCCTTATATCCTTTACCAAACCGGGGCCTGGCGTCATAAAGCCCGGCTGGATAGAGAGGATGGCCGACGATGCAATAGTCTTCCCGCTGGCAAACCCCACCCCCGAGATACTCCCTGAGGATGCGAAGAAGGTAGGGGCGAGGATAGTGGCAACGGGGCGGAGTGATTACCCCAACCAGGTGAACAACCTCCTCGGCTTCCCCGCTATATTCCGCGGTGCTCTCGACGTTGGGGCAAAGACGATAACCGACGGGATGGTAATAGTCGCATCGGAGGCAATGGCTTCGGTCATAGAGCCGAGCGAGGATGAGATAATCCCCTCACCCTTCCATCCGGAGGTTCACCTAGCAGTTGCCAGAGCGGTCGCCGAGGAGGCGATGAGGGAAGGTGTCGCCCGGAGGAAGGTGAAAGGTGCCGAAGTCGAGGAAAGGGTCAGAAAGTGGCGGGAGTTTTATCTGAGGTTCATCGCCCCGATAAACGAGAGGAGGAAGGGTTACCGGTAG
- a CDS encoding 2-dehydropantoate 2-reductase, with amino-acid sequence MRIYVLGAGSIGSLFGALLARAGNDVTLIGREEQVKTVNENGLEVFGIDEFTVYPKATIYAPDEPPELLLLSTKSYSTKTALQCAGGCIGPETWVLSIQNGLGNEELALKRTERVIGGVTTNGAMLVEWGRVEWTGRGVTVIGKYPKGRADFVEEVANVFSKAGIETRVSENIIGWKWAKAIVNSVINGLGTVLGVKNGVLMKDPNLEGISVDIAKEGCLVAQQLGIEFEIHPLELLWDTIDRTKDNYNSTLQDIMRGKRTEVDYIHGKIVEYAQSVGLEAPRNELLWVLIKARENLNKLDK; translated from the coding sequence ATGAGGATTTACGTGCTCGGTGCTGGGAGTATAGGGTCTCTATTTGGTGCACTTCTTGCAAGGGCCGGAAACGACGTCACCCTTATAGGGAGAGAAGAGCAGGTTAAAACGGTCAACGAGAACGGCCTTGAGGTCTTTGGAATCGATGAGTTCACCGTCTATCCAAAGGCTACCATTTATGCCCCGGATGAACCGCCTGAGCTCCTACTGCTCTCTACTAAGTCATACTCCACCAAAACTGCCCTCCAATGTGCGGGGGGATGCATAGGGCCAGAAACGTGGGTTCTCAGCATACAGAACGGCCTCGGGAACGAGGAACTTGCCCTGAAGAGGACGGAGAGGGTGATAGGTGGGGTGACGACGAACGGCGCCATGCTCGTTGAGTGGGGCCGCGTGGAGTGGACGGGGAGAGGGGTAACAGTTATCGGAAAGTATCCAAAGGGAAGGGCGGACTTCGTGGAAGAAGTTGCGAATGTCTTTAGCAAAGCCGGAATTGAAACCAGAGTAAGCGAGAACATCATCGGCTGGAAGTGGGCTAAAGCCATAGTCAACTCCGTCATCAACGGCCTCGGAACAGTTCTGGGCGTTAAAAATGGAGTTCTAATGAAGGATCCAAACCTTGAGGGGATATCCGTAGATATCGCCAAGGAGGGCTGTCTCGTTGCCCAACAACTTGGTATAGAGTTCGAGATTCACCCGCTTGAACTGCTGTGGGATACCATAGACAGGACTAAGGACAACTACAATTCAACCCTTCAGGACATAATGCGAGGGAAGAGAACTGAAGTGGACTACATCCATGGAAAGATCGTCGAGTACGCCCAATCGGTCGGTTTAGAGGCACCGAGGAACGAGCTTCTCTGGGTACTGATAAAGGCGAGGGAAAACCTAAATAAGTTAGACAAATAA
- a CDS encoding FumA C-terminus/TtdB family hydratase beta subunit yields MAVRLRTPLSGEGVIKLKAGDIVHLSGTIYTARDSAHGKILSLSPEELPFNPRGTVIYHCGPVVRKTPRGWEVVSAGPTTSARMNRYLGEILPLGIRGIIGKGGMDSEPFKGRAVYFAFTGGAGSLAAESIKRVRAVHWLDELGIPEAIWVLEVEDFPLVVAIDAHGSSLYR; encoded by the coding sequence GTGGCGGTAAGGCTGAGAACTCCCCTGAGCGGGGAAGGGGTGATTAAACTGAAGGCAGGGGATATCGTCCACCTCTCCGGGACGATCTATACTGCTCGCGATTCAGCCCACGGGAAAATTTTAAGCCTTTCGCCGGAAGAGCTGCCCTTCAATCCAAGGGGGACGGTAATCTACCACTGCGGGCCCGTTGTTAGAAAGACCCCTAGAGGATGGGAAGTTGTTTCGGCGGGGCCGACCACCAGCGCGAGAATGAACCGCTACCTCGGCGAGATTCTCCCCCTCGGCATAAGGGGGATAATAGGAAAAGGGGGAATGGATTCGGAGCCCTTCAAAGGCCGGGCAGTTTACTTCGCCTTCACGGGCGGAGCTGGCTCTTTAGCTGCGGAGAGCATAAAAAGGGTTAGAGCCGTTCACTGGCTCGATGAGCTGGGAATCCCTGAGGCAATCTGGGTTCTCGAAGTGGAGGACTTCCCGCTCGTCGTGGCCATAGATGCCCACGGAAGCTCGCTCTACCGGTAA
- the otg gene encoding methylated-DNA--protein-cysteine methyltransferase — protein sequence MLSVDAFEIAGEKIWIAVVWGERIQGITFSLDRRQFEKNIERLIGFLGKRGVKVDLDRKNSDYPSVVRDVILGEVENVDLLPMLSFEGVTSFERRVYEWLTKNVKKGSVITYGSLAKALNTSPRAIGGAMKRNPYPIVVPCHRVVARDGVGHYTPRLDEKIFLLRIEGVEGWTG from the coding sequence ATGCTGAGCGTTGATGCTTTTGAGATAGCCGGCGAGAAGATCTGGATCGCCGTGGTATGGGGGGAGAGAATCCAGGGGATAACCTTCTCACTCGACAGGAGGCAATTCGAGAAGAACATCGAGCGCCTAATAGGATTTCTAGGAAAAAGGGGTGTAAAGGTCGATTTAGATAGGAAAAACTCGGATTATCCCTCCGTTGTAAGGGACGTCATCCTCGGAGAGGTTGAGAACGTCGACCTCCTTCCCATGCTGTCTTTTGAGGGTGTCACATCCTTTGAGAGGCGCGTTTACGAATGGCTCACGAAAAACGTTAAAAAAGGGAGTGTTATAACCTATGGTAGCCTCGCAAAGGCGCTGAACACTTCACCGAGGGCCATCGGTGGGGCGATGAAGCGCAATCCCTACCCAATAGTTGTTCCCTGTCACAGGGTCGTTGCTCGCGACGGGGTAGGTCACTACACACCAAGGCTCGACGAGAAAATCTTCCTGCTGAGAATAGAGGGGGTGGAAGGATGGACAGGCTAA
- a CDS encoding fumarate hydratase, translating into MVDVLVDAIRLAVTAIPEDTVEALQRAHEAEESEIARFNLQNILKAIEIGRERSIPVCQDTGTLTFFVRAGVDSPFLTEIEGAIIEAVRKATPEVPLRPNSVDPLTGKNSGDNTGNGVPIIHWELTEENKIEVAVFPKGGGSENCSALAMLTPGEGWEGIKRFVVEKVKACGGKPCPPVILGVGVGGGADYSLELAKRALLRKVGERNANKRIARIEEELLEVVNSLGIGPMGMGGVTTALDVKIEVAHRHPASFPVGLIVQCWANRRAFLRISPDGRVDMWR; encoded by the coding sequence CTGGTCGATGTCCTCGTTGATGCCATAAGGCTCGCCGTAACCGCAATCCCTGAGGACACGGTTGAAGCACTCCAAAGGGCCCACGAAGCTGAGGAAAGCGAGATAGCACGCTTTAACCTCCAAAACATCCTCAAGGCCATTGAAATCGGAAGGGAAAGGTCAATACCGGTCTGTCAGGACACGGGGACGCTGACCTTCTTCGTCAGGGCCGGGGTGGATAGCCCCTTCCTTACGGAAATCGAGGGGGCCATCATCGAGGCCGTCAGAAAGGCGACCCCCGAAGTTCCACTCAGGCCTAACTCCGTCGACCCTCTGACCGGCAAAAACTCCGGGGACAACACGGGAAATGGGGTGCCGATAATCCACTGGGAGTTGACGGAAGAGAATAAAATCGAGGTGGCGGTCTTTCCAAAGGGAGGTGGAAGTGAGAACTGCTCCGCACTGGCGATGCTCACCCCTGGGGAAGGCTGGGAAGGGATCAAACGCTTTGTGGTCGAGAAGGTTAAGGCCTGCGGTGGAAAGCCCTGCCCGCCAGTGATACTGGGAGTGGGTGTTGGTGGGGGTGCCGATTATTCCCTGGAACTAGCTAAGAGGGCCCTGCTCAGAAAAGTCGGCGAGAGAAACGCCAATAAGAGGATTGCGAGAATCGAAGAGGAGCTTTTGGAGGTGGTGAACTCCCTCGGGATAGGACCGATGGGCATGGGAGGGGTAACAACTGCCCTCGACGTCAAAATCGAAGTCGCCCACAGGCATCCCGCGAGCTTCCCCGTTGGTTTAATCGTCCAGTGCTGGGCCAACAGAAGGGCCTTTTTGAGGATAAGCCCGGACGGGAGGGTTGACATGTGGCGGTAA
- a CDS encoding proton-conducting transporter membrane subunit has product MNPYYLITLGFALASLVSPASRKLTYWLNVALSSALLYFLLFQPGSIGGTDRYFMLISGIVWLTASLFSLDYDHYPKLLAGSFSLAIAGMMVILLAKDAVTFLVGWEVMTVASYLGITAKEREGRGAYSFLAFGELSALLILAGFGLLTIQNGSVDFSAWKASPAWNVAFFLAALGFSVKMAIFPFHIWLPQAHGKAPANLSAQLSAVLTLMGLYGMVRLLLIARPADWIGAFFLLFGGLTAILGAAYAAGTEYVKRLPGYSTVENDGVLLALFGGTVITLNHGNVDLASFTFLALLFFAFAHSVSKGLLFLVAGRLENGTGRFPEVVHGRLSLLGVIAGYASALSLAGIPPFPGFLGEWLGIESLLQSFKIPDPGLKVLMMLVGSLVALTAGIAGVAMSKIITQGAQRAGGKNGYSVEDIGYAFSVAVLFTVGIVPGLLFRLINAPMEALTGQKATDFLGGVLGIKEGFLVVAKGFGGISPTYLALLVFIFAVGTYIVLKPFTKLKARRVRAWSGGLTNPEYPPIAHSTILLVTEGWLYGTMEEKGRLHWREKVSTAYSRLADGYLAFSEWFRHGVMRGSDSVYVAYILLTLIAGLVYLLYAL; this is encoded by the coding sequence ATGAACCCCTACTATCTGATAACCTTGGGTTTCGCCCTGGCATCACTCGTCTCACCAGCATCGAGGAAGCTCACCTACTGGCTCAACGTGGCCCTATCATCGGCCCTGCTCTACTTCCTCCTCTTCCAGCCCGGGAGCATAGGTGGAACAGACAGGTACTTCATGCTGATCTCGGGAATAGTCTGGCTGACCGCTTCACTCTTCAGCCTGGACTACGACCACTATCCAAAACTCCTGGCCGGCTCTTTCTCGCTCGCCATAGCGGGCATGATGGTTATCCTACTCGCCAAAGACGCGGTTACCTTCCTCGTCGGCTGGGAGGTAATGACGGTAGCGAGCTACCTCGGCATAACCGCGAAGGAGAGGGAGGGAAGAGGTGCTTACAGCTTCCTTGCCTTCGGTGAGCTTAGTGCGCTCTTGATCTTAGCTGGTTTCGGCCTGCTAACCATCCAAAACGGTTCGGTGGACTTTTCAGCCTGGAAAGCCTCACCGGCCTGGAACGTCGCCTTCTTCTTGGCAGCCCTCGGCTTCTCGGTCAAGATGGCAATCTTTCCCTTCCACATCTGGCTTCCGCAGGCCCACGGTAAAGCCCCAGCCAACCTCTCCGCCCAGCTTAGCGCCGTCCTCACTCTGATGGGCCTCTACGGGATGGTTAGGCTCCTCCTTATTGCAAGGCCAGCTGACTGGATCGGTGCCTTCTTCCTCCTCTTTGGAGGTTTGACCGCGATCCTCGGTGCGGCCTACGCGGCCGGAACCGAGTACGTCAAGAGACTGCCCGGATACAGCACGGTTGAGAACGACGGCGTTTTACTGGCCCTCTTTGGCGGGACGGTGATCACCCTGAACCACGGCAACGTTGATTTGGCCTCGTTCACGTTCTTAGCTCTGCTCTTCTTTGCCTTCGCCCACAGCGTATCAAAGGGCCTGCTCTTCCTTGTGGCAGGGAGGCTGGAGAACGGCACCGGGAGGTTCCCCGAGGTCGTCCACGGCAGACTCTCACTCCTTGGCGTCATAGCCGGCTACGCCTCGGCGTTAAGCCTCGCTGGGATTCCCCCATTCCCGGGATTCCTCGGTGAGTGGCTCGGTATAGAGAGCCTCCTCCAGAGCTTCAAGATACCCGACCCTGGACTCAAGGTTCTCATGATGCTCGTGGGTTCACTCGTGGCTTTGACGGCTGGAATAGCCGGGGTTGCGATGAGCAAGATAATAACGCAGGGGGCCCAGAGGGCGGGAGGAAAGAATGGTTATTCAGTGGAGGATATCGGCTATGCCTTCTCCGTGGCGGTCCTCTTTACGGTCGGTATTGTACCGGGGCTTCTCTTCCGCCTCATAAACGCCCCAATGGAAGCTTTAACAGGTCAGAAGGCGACTGACTTCCTCGGCGGTGTGCTCGGAATAAAGGAGGGCTTCCTCGTCGTTGCAAAGGGTTTTGGGGGAATCTCCCCGACCTACCTGGCCCTCCTGGTCTTTATCTTCGCGGTGGGCACGTACATCGTTCTAAAACCTTTCACAAAGCTGAAGGCAAGGCGCGTCAGGGCGTGGAGCGGCGGACTTACCAATCCAGAATACCCACCGATAGCGCACTCGACCATACTGCTCGTCACTGAAGGCTGGCTCTACGGGACGATGGAGGAGAAAGGCCGCCTCCACTGGCGTGAGAAGGTGAGCACAGCATATAGTAGGCTTGCTGATGGTTACCTGGCCTTTTCCGAGTGGTTCAGACACGGGGTCATGAGGGGCTCCGACAGCGTTTACGTCGCCTATATCCTCCTAACGTTAATAGCCGGGCTTGTTTACCTTCTTTACGCCCTTTGA
- a CDS encoding TIGR00153 family protein, with the protein MAIFGGKESNVFDTIEEHLKAVDETLEAFRGLVSAYLEGNLEEAKELEEKVSELESVADKLRRGIETMLYEGAFLPTNRGDYVHLSEQIDQVADAAESAAHTLILAKPKVPAELKNEIMELVDSAVGTYELLMDAVRALTSDVDKAIEMSKAVEDAEESADKVEYEVKGKVYESETISTYAKIIWNQVLTKIGDIADRAEDASDQVMLMAIKRRG; encoded by the coding sequence ATGGCTATCTTCGGCGGCAAGGAGAGCAACGTTTTTGACACCATTGAGGAGCACCTCAAGGCTGTAGATGAAACCCTTGAGGCGTTTAGGGGACTAGTTTCTGCTTATCTAGAAGGAAACCTGGAGGAAGCCAAAGAGCTTGAGGAGAAGGTAAGTGAGCTGGAGAGCGTAGCGGATAAGCTCAGAAGGGGTATAGAGACGATGCTCTACGAGGGGGCTTTCCTCCCTACCAACAGGGGTGATTACGTCCACCTGAGCGAGCAGATAGACCAGGTGGCGGACGCGGCTGAGAGTGCCGCCCACACACTCATACTCGCCAAACCCAAGGTCCCGGCCGAGCTGAAGAACGAGATAATGGAACTCGTCGATTCAGCCGTGGGGACGTACGAGCTGCTCATGGATGCGGTCAGAGCTCTCACCTCGGACGTGGATAAGGCCATAGAAATGTCAAAGGCAGTAGAAGATGCAGAGGAAAGCGCAGATAAGGTTGAATACGAAGTGAAGGGTAAAGTTTATGAGAGTGAGACCATCAGCACGTATGCCAAGATAATCTGGAATCAGGTCTTGACCAAAATCGGAGACATAGCTGACAGAGCTGAAGACGCCTCCGACCAGGTCATGCTGATGGCAATAAAAAGAAGGGGATGA
- a CDS encoding proton-conducting transporter membrane subunit, with protein sequence MEVVLYLLILPLIASLLSLAGERWGKVLTPAFAFATAVLSALMLYQGKTVSTPNLYADWYSLVIAGIVSWVYFFASLASLYYTEGLERPFFDLRYYWSFLSLFALTMSFTALVSNLGWMWIGLEATTVVSALLILTEGEKRNVEGAWRYMIVASAGLGVAFLSVILAYVSAGTLDVRHLTFTPKEALLVSTLALIGFGTKVGLFPMHGWLPDAHGSAPSPVSAMLSGTLLPTALLVYYRILSASPWNAPAEITLLFGVLTLLVASFLMASQRFVKRLLAYSSMDMMGVATIGLGLAYYHPVLLKLVFLLLAVHAFSKGALFITAGGVMRAYRTHEIGGIRGLMNSNPMSGLSLVLSALSVTGSPPFGTFIAELGIIGVALSRSYWWALFIGTGLLLSFLALNWHSAKMAFGEGEKRKVPTGEGIIVLTMTLTALGISLYAWYLIVTGGLVV encoded by the coding sequence ATGGAAGTGGTACTTTACCTCTTAATACTCCCTCTCATAGCCTCGCTCCTCTCGTTAGCGGGCGAGAGGTGGGGGAAGGTTCTGACACCAGCCTTCGCCTTTGCAACAGCGGTCCTCTCGGCCCTGATGCTCTACCAGGGAAAGACCGTCTCAACGCCGAATCTCTACGCGGACTGGTACTCCCTCGTAATCGCGGGCATAGTCTCCTGGGTCTACTTCTTCGCCTCCCTGGCTTCTCTCTACTACACCGAGGGGCTTGAGAGGCCCTTCTTTGACCTCCGCTACTACTGGAGCTTCCTGTCGCTCTTCGCCCTCACCATGAGCTTCACCGCCCTGGTTTCCAACCTCGGCTGGATGTGGATAGGGCTTGAAGCGACCACCGTGGTGAGCGCACTCCTCATCCTCACGGAGGGAGAAAAGCGGAACGTCGAGGGGGCGTGGAGGTACATGATAGTAGCCTCCGCTGGACTCGGGGTGGCATTCCTCTCGGTTATCTTGGCCTACGTCTCTGCCGGAACCCTTGACGTGAGGCACTTAACGTTCACACCGAAGGAGGCCCTCCTGGTTTCCACCCTGGCTTTAATCGGCTTTGGAACGAAGGTAGGCCTCTTTCCGATGCACGGCTGGCTTCCAGACGCCCACGGGAGCGCGCCATCGCCGGTAAGTGCAATGCTCTCCGGAACGCTCCTCCCAACGGCCCTGCTCGTCTACTACAGGATCCTCAGCGCATCCCCCTGGAATGCCCCGGCGGAGATAACGCTCCTCTTTGGAGTCCTCACGCTCCTCGTCGCTTCCTTCCTGATGGCGTCCCAGAGGTTCGTCAAGAGATTGCTCGCCTACTCAAGCATGGATATGATGGGTGTCGCTACAATAGGCCTTGGCTTGGCTTACTACCACCCCGTCCTGCTAAAGCTCGTCTTCCTCCTCCTGGCGGTTCACGCCTTCTCCAAGGGTGCCCTCTTCATAACCGCCGGGGGCGTCATGCGGGCCTATAGAACGCACGAAATAGGGGGGATAAGGGGCCTAATGAACTCGAACCCCATGAGCGGCCTATCACTGGTCCTCTCCGCCCTGTCCGTTACTGGAAGCCCTCCTTTCGGGACGTTCATAGCGGAACTTGGAATAATAGGCGTTGCCCTGTCGAGGAGCTACTGGTGGGCGCTCTTCATAGGGACTGGCTTACTGCTGTCGTTCCTGGCTTTGAACTGGCACTCAGCTAAGATGGCCTTTGGAGAAGGAGAGAAGCGGAAGGTTCCCACGGGAGAGGGGATCATAGTGCTCACTATGACCTTAACCGCCCTTGGGATAAGCCTCTACGCGTGGTATCTTATCGTTACGGGAGGTCTGGTAGTATGA
- a CDS encoding hydroxyacid dehydrogenase has translation MKVLVAAPIHEKAIGVLKEAGFEVVYEEYPDEERLIELVKDVEAIIVRSKPKVSRRVIEAAPKLRVIGRAGVGLDTIDLDAARERGIKVVNSPAASSRSVAELAIALIFNVARKMAFADRKMREGVWAKKQCEGTELEGKTLGVVGFGRIGYQIAKIAKAIGMNVLLYDPYPNEERAKEVGGTFVSLEDLLKESDVVTLHVPLVDATYHLINEERLKLMKPTAILINAARGAVVDNAALVKALQEGWIAGAGLDVYEEEPLPKDHPLTKLDNVVLTPHIGASTVEAQMRAGVQVAEQIVEILKG, from the coding sequence GTGAAGGTCCTCGTTGCGGCCCCGATCCACGAGAAGGCCATAGGAGTTTTGAAGGAAGCTGGTTTTGAGGTTGTTTACGAAGAGTATCCAGATGAGGAAAGGCTTATTGAGCTTGTGAAGGACGTTGAGGCAATAATTGTAAGAAGCAAGCCAAAGGTCAGCAGGAGGGTAATCGAGGCGGCACCGAAGCTCAGGGTTATCGGTAGGGCCGGCGTTGGCCTTGACACCATAGACCTCGATGCAGCTAGGGAAAGGGGCATAAAAGTCGTCAACAGCCCGGCCGCATCGAGCAGGAGCGTTGCAGAGCTCGCCATAGCCCTGATCTTCAACGTTGCTAGAAAGATGGCCTTCGCCGACAGGAAGATGAGGGAAGGCGTCTGGGCCAAAAAGCAGTGCGAAGGTACAGAGCTTGAAGGGAAAACCCTCGGCGTCGTCGGTTTTGGAAGGATAGGCTACCAGATCGCCAAAATCGCGAAGGCCATCGGCATGAATGTCCTCCTCTATGACCCGTATCCCAACGAGGAGAGGGCGAAAGAAGTCGGTGGAACCTTTGTTTCTCTGGAAGACCTCCTGAAGGAGAGCGACGTCGTTACGCTCCACGTTCCACTAGTAGATGCAACATACCACTTAATAAATGAGGAGAGGCTGAAACTCATGAAGCCAACTGCGATACTAATAAATGCCGCCCGTGGGGCCGTCGTCGACAACGCCGCCCTTGTAAAGGCCCTCCAGGAGGGCTGGATAGCCGGGGCCGGCCTCGACGTCTATGAGGAGGAACCCCTGCCAAAGGACCACCCACTTACCAAGCTCGACAACGTGGTTCTCACCCCGCACATCGGGGCCTCGACCGTTGAGGCCCAGATGAGGGCTGGCGTTCAGGTCGCCGAGCAGATAGTTGAGATTCTGAAGGGATGA